Part of the Cupriavidus basilensis genome is shown below.
TCAATGCACCAGGGCGGGAATGCCCTGGAACACTTCGCGCATGTAGTCGACAAAGGTGTTGATCATCCACGGGCCGGCCAGCACCATGGTGGCGAACAGAGCCAGCAGCTTGGGGATGAAGGACAGCGTCATTTCATTGATCTGCGTGGCGGCCTGGAACAGGCTCACCACCAGGCCAGCCACCAGCGCCACCAGCAGCAGCGGCGCGGACAGCATCAGGGTCATTTTCATCGCCTGGGTGGCGATGCTCATTACGGTTTCCGGC
Proteins encoded:
- the fliQ gene encoding flagellar biosynthesis protein FliQ, whose translation is MTPETVMSIATQAMKMTLMLSAPLLLVALVAGLVVSLFQAATQINEMTLSFIPKLLALFATMVLAGPWMINTFVDYMREVFQGIPALVH